One segment of Triticum aestivum cultivar Chinese Spring chromosome 2A, IWGSC CS RefSeq v2.1, whole genome shotgun sequence DNA contains the following:
- the LOC123186714 gene encoding uncharacterized protein, with translation MDKGSIPSENEDLVDALRRHREILRWETDLLRMEITSRDLATMTGKKAYLKRHHAASDGRSISPQLVDHMSLHRIKEIKPVSLPYLVDNHQEALDLLLHEAHKLAYRIHSLRKEFSATIPLEKLRLFHLLSQECLRISKTIATHGSPISCESSEDAEISLFKERRNGWESTWGSPVLRCGSFNDITTLSPMYYTHSAPRVIESSRYITKALQIYSFKIFDLNENLKWPLYVYGVVAARDAVDFNRNLLFSCSRANCQVVTEKDPFLHLTGPSRAIVADEPVDFEVELKIKFGTDQSQDIALISATNHYSGGDAAFFSGRSCSATLRLETVPRAAQATILSIRVVGGVSLFEFGGRVACSFSTEEYVDPTCEQVVLVESAEKIPEDDGYLTLSRKVVTAGLQGGLQVAIQAYGGSDRPSVSGLLYFPSQYCRVSRRTCLVGGFEVEVTVAWSWFVQDKMEIL, from the exons ATGGACAAGGGGTCGATCCCGTCGGAGAATGAAGACTTGGTAGACGCTCTCCGTCGTCACCGTGAGATCCTGAGATGGGAGACGGATCTCCTGAGGATGGAGATCACGTCCCGGGATCTGGCGACGATGACCGGAAAGAAGGCTTATCTAAAGCGCCATCATGCCGCCAGCGATGGGAGATCAATATCACCTCAGTTGGTCGATCACATGTCCCTCCACAGGATCAAAGAAATCAAACCGGTGAGTTTGCCCTACCTGGTGGATAATCATCAAGAAGCCCTGGATCTGCTCTTGCACGAGGCGCACAAATTGGCCTACCGGATCCATTCTCTGAGGAAAGAATTCAGTGCCACCATCCCCTTGGAGAAGCTCAGATTATTCCATCTCCTGTCGCAAGAATGTCTGAGGATCTCCAAAACCATAGCCACGCATGGATCGCCAATTTCTTGTGAATCTTCTGAGGATGCTGAAATTTCTCTTTTCAAAGAGCGTCGTAACGGCTGGGAATCTACTTGGGGCAGTCCGGTGTTACGGTGTGGCAGCTTCAATGATATAA CCACACTGTCCCCTATGTACTATACGCACTCTGCACCTCGTGTCATTGAATCCTCTCGTTACATCACCAAGGCCTTGCAGATCTACTCCTTCAAAATCTTTGACCTAAATGAGAACTTGAAGTGGCCACTCTATGTGTACGGTGTGGTGGCTGCTCGAGACGCTGTGGACTTTAACCGCAACCTTCTCTTCTCCTGCTCCAGGGCTAACTGCCAAGTAGTCACAGAAAAG GATCCTTTTTTGCACCTGACTGGCCCTTCTCGTGCAATTGTCGCTGACGAACCTGTTGACTTCGAAGTCGAGCTAAAGATAAAATTTGGAACAGATCAGTCCCAGGATATAGCATTGATCAGTGCTACTAACCACTACTCTGGAGGTGATGCTGCTTTTTTCTCTGGCCGCTCTTGTTCGGCAACATTGAGGCTTGAGACAGTTCCTAGAGCGGCCCAGGCAACTATATTGTCTATTCGAGTGGTTGGAGGAGTGTCTCTTTTCGAATTTGGAGGCCGGGTTGCTTGCTCGTTCTCTACTGAAGAGTATGTTGATCCCACATGCGAGCAAGTTGTGCTGGTTGAGTCTGCTGAAAAGATTCCTGAGGATGATGGTTACCTTACACTGTCAAGGAAGGTTGTTACGGCAGGACTACAAGGAGGATTGCAAGTTGCCATACAAGCCTATGGGGGATCTGACCGTCCATCCGTATCCGGTCTTCTTTACTTCCCTTCCCAGTATTGCAGGGTAAGTCGGCGCACATGCTTGGTCGGTGGCTTTGAGGTGGAGGTAACTGTTGCTTGGTCGTGGTTTGTACAGGACAAGATGGAAATCTTGTGA
- the LOC123186715 gene encoding uncharacterized protein, with amino-acid sequence MEMEMELINDIMSLERERQDLLESLTPRISRWEDTTSTTTTMSRVAGINAENPSPVQKKMDSLQVRDDDKGLEKYFDFTLQDTEDLGHRMLSMSHFLSNSHASVSSYNAEELVSTASRLVKISKDLLHKPAEEVVEKDDDEKEMMLSNEFLRLSHNVRERPYLYKNELAIMFTEEDEEEYEREKEAEREAAREREEKRRQWKQKKKQPMVVAQAPDQQETKSPMERLKEGMDTELRLFAGHRGYWEDTNTSKTGQCGRFQDKTTLSPMQFTHYTPGITLPPAAVTGTTVQIYSFKITRLHNDLKWPLYVYGEVAARDTVDRNRNLLFCRSKFYGQVLTENDSSLCLTGPSRAIVAEDPVDFEVKLRIIEGDDEIKDRVLMSLSKRYDDSEQPLCFHGSMCSAELSLGRLAATVQATIVGVHIGKGGWPFECGGRVTCTSYSAELDDHSCDEVVLLDSAEKIPEDGLDGYISLSRSVVSVQLQGRLKVSIQGIRAYGESDPPVDVDFHPQDCNVSMGSCFVCGTKVDITVAWSRIVRDKMDLLIKGYSTQT; translated from the exons atggagatggagatggagctgATAAACGATATCATGTCCCTGGAGAGGGAACGCCAAGACTTGCTGGAGTCGCTTACTCCCAGGATTTCTCGCTGGGAGGACACAACCTCTACTACAACAACAATGTCGAGGGTCGCTGGAATCAACGCCGAGAACCCATCGCCCGTTCAGAAGAAGATGGACTCACTGCAGGTTAGAGACGACGACAAAGGACTTGAAAAATACTTCGATTTCACCCTCCAAGACACGGAGGACTTGGGCCACCGGATGCTATCCATGTCACACTTTCTCTCCAACTCCCATGCCTCCGTCTCCTCGTACAATGCAGAAGAGCTGGTTAGCACAGCGTCCAGATTAGTTAAAATATCAAAGGATCTCTTACACAAGCCAGCCGAGGAGGTGGTCGAGAAGGATGATGATGAGAAGGAGATGATGCTATCCAACGAATTCTTGCGTCTCTCCCACAATGTCAGGGAGAGACCCTACCTTTACAAGAATGAGTTGGCGATCATGTTcacggaggaggacgaggaggagtatgagagggagaaggaggcggagagggaggcagcgagagagagggaggagaagaggaggcagtggaagcagaagaagaagcagccGATGGTGGTGGCGCAAGCCCCTGACCAGCAGGAAACAAAATCGCCAATGGAGCGTCTCAAAGAGGGTATGGATACTGAGCTGCGACTTTTCGCCGGCCACCGTGGATACTGGGAAGATACAAACACCAGCAAGACCGGACAGTGCGGCCGGTTCCAAGATAAAA CCACTTTGAGTCCTATGCAGTTTACACACTACACACCCGGTATCACCCTGCCCCCTGCTGCTGTCACTGGGACAACCGTGCAGATCTACTCCTTCAAAATTACTCGACTGCACAATGACCTCAAGTGGCCACTCTATGTCTACGGCGAGGTCGCTGCCCGGGACACCGTGGACCGCAACCGCAACCTTCTCTTCTGTCGGTCAAAGTTTTATGGCCAAGTACTCACTGAAAAT GACTCTTCCCTATGCTTGACTGGCCCTTCTCGTGCAATTGTAGCCGAAGATCCTGTTGACTTTGAAGTCAAACTAAGAATTATTGAGGGCGATGATGAGATCAAAGACAGAGTATTGATGAGTCTTAGCAAGCGTTACGACGATTCAGAACAACCTTTATGCTTCCATGGCTCCATGTGTAGTGCAGAGTTGAGCCTTGGGCGACTTGCTGCAACGGTCCAGGCAACTATCGTGGGGGTTCATATTGGTAAAGGGGGGTGGCCTTTTGAATGCGGCGGCCGAGTTACTTGCACCTCGTATTCTGCAGAGCTTGATGATCACTCATGTGATGAAGTTGTTTTGCTTGACTCCGCTGAAAAAATTCCTGAAGATGGTTTAGATGGGTATATTTCTCTTTCAAGGAGCGTTGTGTCAGTACAATTGCAAGGACGGTTGAAAGTTAGCATACAAGGCATACGAGCATACGGGGAATCTGATCCTCCAGTCGATGTTGACTTCCATCCCCAGGATTGCAACGTAAGTATGGGTAGTTGTTTCGTCTGTGGCACTAAGGTGGACATCACGGTTGCTTGGTCCCGGATTGTCCGGGACAAGATGGATTTACTAATTAAGGGTTATTCTACCCAGACGTAG